A single region of the Nocardioides aquaticus genome encodes:
- a CDS encoding ABC transporter ATP-binding protein, with product MSESIVVDHATKDFTLRYHRTLKEITVALSRGRAISDTFQAVDDVSFTVNQGESIGLMGLNGSGKSTLLKLIIGVMRPDSGSVLTRGRVSGLIATGAGFHPQLTGRENIFLNAAILGMSEKETQSKFDDIVEFAEVGRFLDTPVGTYSSGMFARLGFAVAIHVDSDVFLADEVLAVGDRPFKKKCLERMQEIRHSGRTVFYVSHSAGSVRRMCDRVIVLEKGRVGYDGEVDAGIRYLQYDEPGQPDLDDEIGADI from the coding sequence GTGAGCGAGAGCATCGTCGTGGACCACGCGACCAAGGACTTCACGTTGCGCTACCACCGCACCCTGAAGGAGATCACGGTGGCCCTGTCCAGGGGCCGCGCGATCAGCGACACGTTCCAGGCCGTCGACGACGTGTCCTTCACCGTGAACCAGGGCGAGTCGATCGGGCTGATGGGCCTCAACGGCTCCGGCAAGAGCACCCTGCTCAAGCTGATCATCGGCGTGATGCGCCCCGACTCCGGCAGCGTGCTGACCCGGGGGAGGGTCTCGGGCCTGATCGCCACGGGCGCCGGCTTCCACCCGCAGCTCACCGGACGCGAGAACATCTTCCTCAACGCCGCCATCCTGGGGATGTCCGAGAAGGAGACCCAGTCGAAGTTCGACGACATCGTCGAGTTCGCCGAGGTCGGCCGCTTCCTCGACACCCCGGTCGGCACCTACTCCTCCGGCATGTTCGCCCGGCTCGGCTTCGCGGTGGCGATCCACGTCGACTCCGACGTCTTCCTGGCCGACGAGGTGCTGGCGGTGGGCGACCGGCCGTTCAAGAAGAAGTGCCTGGAGCGCATGCAGGAGATCCGCCACAGCGGCCGGACGGTGTTCTACGTCAGCCACTCGGCAGGGTCGGTGCGCCGGATGTGCGACCGGGTGATCGTGCTGGAGAAGGGCAGGGTCGGCTACGACGGCGAGGTCGACGCCGGCATCCGCTACCTGCAGTACGACGAGCCCGGCCAGCCGGACCTCGACGACGAGATCGGCGCCGACATCTAG
- a CDS encoding ABC transporter permease has translation MTDVVTPHAASEDEPGGARVVEAPLRPPSDTGGLLEVFRRRYLLKLLVKREISARYQGSFLGLIWSYINPLTQFCIYFFIMQIVIGRGRTENFAVHVFCGLIVVHFFVETFNAGTRSIVRNKSLVQKMAVPREMFPVASMLVSLFHVVPQLVILVVVSLLYGWTPDPAGIGALFLSLGIVMVLGTALALLFSTANVFFRDFSSAVNILTNFTRFGVPMIYPYTLVPERFGAAAEFYLWNPMANAVLLVQRGFWIGTTTDPEEFARTELPPNLFELGLWSLLGSLVLLVIAQRVFSRLEQRIPERL, from the coding sequence ATGACTGACGTCGTGACGCCGCACGCGGCGTCCGAGGACGAGCCCGGCGGCGCGCGGGTCGTCGAGGCACCCCTGCGCCCGCCGTCCGACACCGGCGGCCTGCTCGAGGTGTTCCGGCGCCGCTACCTGCTCAAGCTCCTGGTCAAGCGGGAGATCAGCGCCCGCTACCAGGGCTCGTTCCTGGGCCTGATCTGGAGCTACATCAACCCGCTGACGCAGTTCTGCATCTACTTCTTCATCATGCAGATCGTCATCGGGCGCGGGCGCACCGAGAACTTCGCGGTGCACGTGTTCTGCGGGCTGATCGTCGTGCACTTCTTCGTGGAGACCTTCAACGCCGGCACCCGCTCGATCGTGCGCAACAAGTCGTTGGTCCAGAAGATGGCGGTGCCGCGGGAGATGTTCCCGGTCGCCTCGATGCTGGTCTCGCTCTTCCACGTGGTGCCGCAGCTGGTGATCCTGGTGGTGGTCAGCCTGCTCTACGGCTGGACCCCGGACCCGGCGGGGATCGGCGCCCTCTTCCTGTCCCTGGGCATCGTGATGGTGCTCGGGACGGCCCTGGCGCTGCTGTTCAGCACGGCGAACGTGTTCTTCCGTGACTTCTCCAGCGCCGTCAACATCCTGACCAACTTCACCCGCTTCGGCGTGCCGATGATCTACCCCTACACCCTGGTCCCGGAGCGCTTCGGCGCCGCCGCCGAGTTCTACCTGTGGAACCCGATGGCCAACGCGGTGCTGCTGGTGCAGCGCGGGTTCTGGATCGGGACCACCACCGACCCCGAGGAGTTCGCCCGCACCGAGCTGCCGCCGAACCTGTTCGAGCTGGGCCTGTGGTCCCTGCTCGGCAGCCTGGTGCTGCTGGTGATCGCGCAGCGCGTCTTCTCCCGTCTCGAGCAGAGGATCCCTGAACGCCTGTGA
- a CDS encoding glycosyltransferase: MTITDTTVGSAGPGTGASAGTSAASAGTAGPTVRRLIQQQVLPDGSDSDVVSLYVDTEPAAVEVDGDEGGMSRRMRDAVSAAMGSASASAPALHPDQIRSRRSVVVRSGAKLSFGTYFNAFPASYWRRWTVVETVSLAITLRGPGATVVLMKSMANGRSQRVDAASTSGDESETFSWDLTLKPFVDGGWYWYDVVAGDADVLVEDARWTAEVPEERAEHGTVDLAITTMNRPDFCAKLLGQIGDDADLRPYLDEVLVMEQGKDLVTDSPEFPAAQEALGSVLRVIEQGNLGGSGGYARGQLESVRKGTATYLMCMDDDVICEPEGIIRAITFADLARRPTLVGGHMFSLYARSRLHSWGEVVQPWRFWWQSAAGVHSDWDFSARNLRSSRWLHKRVDVDFNGWFMCLIPRVVLEEIGLSLPVFIKWDDSEYGLRAKEAGYPTVSFPGAAVWHIPWTDKNDALDWQSYFHQRNRFVAALLHSPYPGGGRMVQESLNHQVKHLVSMQYSTVEIRHQALLDLLEGPEFLHRTLATRLPEIRAMAKKHTDARLVTDRDDLPTVKRKKPPRKGRDDVGHLGPRQITMRALKSPIRQFSKPRELSRRHAEAEIMAMDAQWFRLTRYDSAVVSMPDGTSAAFYQRDPAIFRDLFTKTVEIHLRLRREWPRLATEYRAALTEITSPEAWERTFEPWTDPQPATSQPDASQDGASRDGADD; the protein is encoded by the coding sequence GTGACCATCACCGACACCACGGTCGGCAGCGCCGGCCCCGGCACCGGAGCGAGCGCCGGGACGAGCGCCGCCTCGGCCGGCACCGCGGGACCGACCGTGCGCCGCCTGATCCAGCAGCAGGTGCTGCCCGACGGCTCCGACAGCGACGTCGTCTCGCTCTACGTCGACACCGAGCCCGCCGCCGTCGAGGTCGACGGCGACGAGGGCGGGATGTCGCGCCGGATGCGCGACGCCGTCTCGGCGGCCATGGGCAGCGCGAGCGCGTCGGCCCCGGCCCTGCACCCCGACCAGATCCGCTCGCGACGCTCCGTGGTGGTCCGCTCGGGCGCCAAGCTCTCCTTCGGCACCTACTTCAACGCCTTCCCGGCCAGCTACTGGCGGCGCTGGACGGTCGTGGAGACCGTCAGCCTCGCCATCACCCTGCGCGGCCCGGGCGCGACCGTGGTGCTGATGAAGTCGATGGCCAACGGCCGCTCGCAGCGTGTCGACGCCGCCTCGACCAGCGGTGACGAGTCCGAGACCTTCAGCTGGGACCTCACGCTCAAGCCGTTCGTCGACGGTGGCTGGTACTGGTACGACGTGGTCGCCGGCGACGCCGACGTGCTCGTCGAGGACGCCCGCTGGACCGCCGAGGTGCCCGAAGAGCGTGCCGAGCACGGCACGGTCGACCTCGCCATCACCACGATGAACCGCCCCGACTTCTGCGCCAAGCTGCTCGGCCAGATCGGCGACGACGCCGACCTGCGGCCGTACCTCGACGAAGTGCTGGTGATGGAGCAGGGCAAGGACCTGGTCACCGACTCCCCGGAGTTCCCCGCCGCCCAGGAGGCGCTCGGCTCCGTGCTGCGCGTGATCGAGCAGGGCAACCTCGGCGGGTCCGGCGGCTACGCCCGCGGGCAGCTGGAGTCGGTGCGCAAGGGCACCGCGACCTACCTGATGTGCATGGACGACGACGTGATCTGCGAGCCCGAGGGGATCATCCGGGCCATCACCTTCGCCGACCTCGCCCGCCGCCCCACGCTGGTCGGCGGCCACATGTTCAGCCTGTACGCCCGCTCACGCCTCCACAGCTGGGGCGAGGTCGTCCAGCCGTGGCGCTTCTGGTGGCAGTCGGCCGCCGGGGTGCACTCCGACTGGGACTTCTCCGCGCGCAACCTGCGCTCGTCGCGCTGGTTGCACAAGCGGGTCGACGTCGACTTCAACGGCTGGTTCATGTGCCTGATCCCGCGGGTCGTGCTGGAGGAGATCGGGCTGTCGCTGCCGGTCTTCATCAAGTGGGACGACTCCGAGTACGGCCTGCGCGCCAAGGAGGCCGGCTACCCCACGGTGTCGTTCCCCGGCGCCGCGGTCTGGCACATCCCGTGGACCGACAAGAACGACGCGCTGGACTGGCAGTCCTACTTCCACCAGCGCAACCGGTTCGTCGCCGCGCTGCTGCACTCGCCGTACCCCGGCGGCGGCCGGATGGTGCAGGAGAGCCTGAACCACCAGGTCAAGCACCTGGTCTCGATGCAGTACTCCACGGTCGAGATCCGCCACCAGGCGCTGCTCGACCTGCTCGAGGGTCCGGAGTTCCTGCACCGCACCCTGGCCACCCGGCTCCCCGAGATCCGCGCGATGGCCAAGAAGCACACCGACGCGCGCCTGGTCACCGACCGCGACGACCTGCCGACGGTGAAGCGCAAGAAGCCGCCGCGCAAGGGGCGCGACGACGTGGGCCACCTCGGACCGCGCCAGATCACCATGCGGGCGCTGAAGTCGCCGATCCGTCAGTTCTCCAAGCCGCGTGAGCTCTCGCGCCGGCACGCCGAGGCCGAGATCATGGCCATGGACGCGCAGTGGTTCCGGCTGACGCGCTACGACTCCGCCGTGGTCTCGATGCCCGACGGCACCAGCGCCGCGTTCTACCAGAGGGACCCCGCGATCTTCCGTGACCTGTTCACCAAGACCGTCGAGATCCACCTGCGCCTGCGGCGCGAGTGGCCGCGGCTGGCGACCGAGTACCGGGCGGCCCTGACCGAGATCACCTCGCCGGAGGCGTGGGAGCGTACGTTCGAGCCATGGACCGACCCGCAGCCCGCCACGTCGCAGCCCGACGCGTCGCAGGACGGGGCCTCGCGGGACGGGGCCGATGACTGA
- the glf gene encoding UDP-galactopyranose mutase produces MSTPDLVIVGSGFFGLTLAERCATELDLRVLVLERRYHLGGNAYSEKDPETGIEVHKYGTHLFHTSNERVWEYVNRFTDFTAYQHRVFGKYQGQVYSLPMNLGLINQFFGRAFTPDEARALIAEQSSEIATEDATNLEEKAISLIGRPLYEAFIKGYTAKQWQTDPTELSPDIITRLPVRYTFDNRYFNDTHEGLPVDGYTAWLERMADHPNIEVRLDTDFFDVADEYKGTVPIVYTGPVDEYFDHREGRLSWRTVDLEAETLDVDDYQGTGVVNANDQDVPWTRVLEFKHLHPERTHLPGKTIVVHEYSRFAEDDDEPYYPTNTAEDRAKLLKYRELAKKEPLVLFGGRLGTYKYLDMHMAIGSALSMFDNKLKPYFSDGAAWASGGVDE; encoded by the coding sequence GTGTCAACCCCTGATCTCGTCATCGTCGGCTCCGGATTCTTCGGACTCACCCTCGCCGAGCGCTGCGCCACCGAGCTCGACCTGCGGGTCCTCGTGCTGGAGCGCCGCTACCACCTCGGCGGCAACGCCTACTCCGAGAAGGACCCGGAGACCGGGATCGAGGTGCACAAGTACGGCACGCACCTCTTCCACACCTCCAACGAACGGGTCTGGGAGTACGTCAACCGGTTCACCGACTTCACCGCCTACCAGCACCGGGTCTTCGGCAAGTACCAGGGCCAGGTCTACTCGCTGCCGATGAACCTCGGCCTGATCAACCAGTTCTTCGGTCGGGCGTTCACGCCCGACGAGGCGCGCGCGCTGATCGCCGAGCAGTCCAGCGAGATCGCCACCGAGGACGCCACGAACCTCGAGGAGAAGGCGATCAGCCTGATCGGACGCCCGCTCTACGAGGCGTTCATCAAGGGCTACACCGCCAAGCAGTGGCAGACCGACCCCACCGAGCTGAGCCCGGACATCATCACCCGGCTCCCGGTCCGCTACACCTTCGACAACCGCTACTTCAACGACACCCACGAGGGCCTGCCGGTCGACGGCTACACCGCCTGGCTGGAGCGGATGGCCGACCACCCGAACATCGAGGTCCGCCTCGACACCGACTTCTTCGACGTCGCCGACGAGTACAAGGGCACGGTGCCGATCGTCTACACCGGCCCCGTCGACGAGTACTTCGACCACCGCGAGGGCCGGTTGTCGTGGCGTACGGTGGACCTGGAGGCCGAGACGCTCGACGTCGACGACTACCAGGGCACCGGCGTGGTCAACGCCAACGACCAGGACGTGCCGTGGACCCGGGTGCTGGAGTTCAAGCACCTGCACCCCGAGCGCACCCACCTGCCCGGCAAGACGATCGTGGTCCACGAGTACAGCCGGTTCGCCGAGGACGACGACGAGCCCTACTACCCGACCAACACCGCCGAGGACCGCGCCAAGCTGCTGAAGTACCGCGAGCTGGCCAAGAAGGAGCCGCTGGTGCTCTTCGGCGGTCGCCTCGGCACCTACAAGTACCTCGACATGCACATGGCCATCGGGTCGGCGCTGTCGATGTTCGACAACAAGCTGAAGCCCTACTTCTCCGACGGAGCTGCCTGGGCCAGCGGAGGAGTGGACGAGTGA
- a CDS encoding glycosyltransferase family 2 protein, with protein sequence MAEQRVDGVAAPETVAVVVVTYNRADLLEGMLAGLRTQERAPDGVVVVDNASTDRTAEVLRAAVAAGDLPLEVLTSPTNVGGAGGFRAGVRAAYERGFDRFWLMDDDVVPAPSCLRVLMEADEDCLMAVREDRHGALCEKAALRFDLRDPRALKPKTAMVETTYGTRASMPERVELENVAFEGFLVRRRVVERIGLPDASYFIFYDDVDFAVRARRAGFRIWALRDAVLVRQLDFDQQHDLAGWKGYYMYRNLFAVHLRYGENAAVRAKPWVVAAGVVALSPLRGGRAEARNVIRGLRDARRMRQQPPTTVE encoded by the coding sequence GTGGCTGAGCAGCGCGTGGACGGCGTCGCGGCGCCCGAGACCGTCGCGGTCGTCGTGGTGACCTACAACCGGGCCGACCTGCTCGAGGGCATGCTGGCCGGCCTCCGCACGCAGGAGCGGGCGCCTGACGGCGTGGTCGTGGTCGACAACGCCAGCACCGACCGCACCGCCGAGGTGCTCCGCGCCGCCGTCGCGGCCGGGGACCTGCCGCTGGAGGTGCTCACCAGCCCCACCAACGTCGGTGGGGCCGGCGGCTTCCGGGCCGGGGTGCGGGCGGCGTACGAGCGGGGCTTCGACCGGTTCTGGCTGATGGACGACGACGTCGTGCCGGCCCCGTCCTGCCTGCGGGTGCTGATGGAGGCCGACGAGGACTGCCTGATGGCGGTGCGCGAGGACCGGCACGGGGCGCTGTGCGAGAAGGCGGCGCTGCGCTTCGACCTGCGCGACCCCCGGGCGCTGAAGCCGAAGACGGCGATGGTCGAGACGACGTACGGCACCCGCGCCTCGATGCCGGAGCGGGTCGAGCTGGAGAACGTCGCCTTCGAGGGGTTCCTGGTGCGCCGGCGCGTGGTGGAGCGGATCGGGCTACCCGACGCCTCCTACTTCATCTTCTACGACGACGTCGACTTCGCCGTCCGGGCCCGGCGCGCCGGGTTCCGGATCTGGGCGCTGCGCGACGCGGTCCTGGTGCGGCAGCTCGACTTCGACCAGCAGCACGACCTGGCGGGGTGGAAGGGCTACTACATGTACCGCAACCTCTTCGCGGTCCACCTGCGCTACGGCGAGAACGCCGCGGTGCGGGCCAAGCCCTGGGTCGTGGCGGCCGGCGTGGTGGCCCTGAGCCCGCTGCGGGGCGGGCGCGCGGAGGCACGCAACGTCATCCGTGGCCTGCGCGACGCGCGCCGGATGCGCCAGCAGCCGCCGACGACCGTAGAGTGA
- a CDS encoding glycosyltransferase → MRVTAVVVTYDRLPLLRTLLARLAEVPGLDEVLVLDNASTDGTGAFLAGLDGRDGVQARTLRTNTGGAGGFHDGLAWAVERDADLVWLMDDDGLPDVDCLELLLQHRGELDFWGPVVVDEADPERLVFPIRLPGGTRTVRRMTDVADAAVDGLIRDVVIPFNGVLVTRDLVQRIGLPRAEFFIWGDDHEYRLRAERAGGRVATVVGARVLHPSVGELGAPMMGGRTTYNHSPSDLKHYCMARNNLLNLRDYRGWPHALAFVLKTLWFYTVTRRDPARVRLSLGAMRDGLRGDFTGHRRFLRG, encoded by the coding sequence GTGCGGGTGACGGCGGTGGTGGTGACCTACGACCGGCTCCCCCTCCTGCGGACGCTGCTGGCCCGGCTGGCCGAGGTCCCCGGGCTCGACGAGGTCCTCGTGCTCGACAACGCCTCCACCGACGGCACCGGCGCGTTCCTGGCCGGGCTCGACGGTCGGGACGGCGTGCAGGCGCGCACCCTGAGGACCAACACCGGCGGGGCCGGCGGGTTCCACGACGGCCTCGCCTGGGCCGTCGAGCGGGACGCCGACCTGGTGTGGCTGATGGACGACGACGGCCTTCCCGACGTCGACTGCCTGGAGCTGCTCCTCCAGCACCGCGGCGAGCTCGACTTCTGGGGACCGGTCGTCGTCGACGAGGCCGACCCCGAGCGCCTGGTCTTCCCGATCCGGCTGCCCGGCGGCACCCGGACGGTGCGCCGGATGACCGACGTCGCCGACGCCGCGGTCGACGGCCTGATCCGCGACGTGGTGATCCCGTTCAACGGCGTGCTCGTCACCCGCGACCTGGTGCAGCGGATCGGCCTCCCGCGGGCGGAGTTCTTCATCTGGGGCGACGACCACGAGTACCGGCTGCGCGCGGAGCGGGCCGGCGGTCGCGTCGCCACCGTGGTCGGCGCCCGCGTGCTGCACCCGAGCGTGGGCGAGCTCGGGGCGCCGATGATGGGCGGGCGGACGACGTACAACCACAGCCCCAGCGACCTGAAGCACTACTGCATGGCGCGCAACAACCTGCTGAACCTGCGCGACTACCGCGGCTGGCCGCACGCGCTGGCGTTCGTGCTCAAGACGCTGTGGTTCTACACCGTGACCCGGCGCGACCCCGCCCGGGTCCGGTTGAGCCTGGGGGCGATGCGCGACGGGCTGCGCGGCGACTTCACCGGTCACCGGAGGTTCCTGCGTGGCTGA
- a CDS encoding inositol monophosphatase family protein, whose translation MDTDAVLELVQDVAARVITPRFRALDASDISEKKPGDLVTVADREAEVEITAALLAAYPDAVVLGEEAYAEDHAVMERYAAADHAFTVDPVDGTKNFVHGSPDHAVMVAELHHGEVVRSWIWQPQHEAAYVAERGAGAWHNGVRLSRPSPGPDPAAWRAATSRRGWVGRELPGLDGMAPMTLTWVCCGIDYPHLVAGDTDVLLYSGALPWDHAPGTLLLEEAGGRAAVADGRAYDPTRPHRATGGGPLVCAADEETYRRVGEALGTGALDAPR comes from the coding sequence GTGGACACCGACGCCGTGCTCGAGCTCGTGCAGGATGTCGCGGCCCGGGTGATCACCCCGCGGTTCCGCGCCCTGGACGCCTCCGACATCTCCGAGAAGAAGCCGGGCGACCTGGTGACGGTCGCCGACCGGGAGGCCGAGGTCGAGATCACCGCGGCGCTGCTCGCGGCCTACCCCGACGCGGTCGTGCTGGGCGAGGAGGCCTACGCCGAGGACCACGCGGTGATGGAGCGGTACGCCGCGGCCGACCACGCCTTCACCGTGGACCCGGTCGACGGCACGAAGAACTTCGTGCACGGCTCGCCCGACCACGCCGTGATGGTCGCCGAGCTGCACCACGGTGAGGTCGTGCGGAGCTGGATCTGGCAGCCGCAGCACGAGGCGGCCTACGTCGCCGAGCGTGGCGCCGGCGCCTGGCACAACGGCGTACGGCTGAGCCGCCCCTCCCCCGGGCCGGACCCGGCGGCGTGGCGGGCCGCGACCTCGCGGCGCGGCTGGGTGGGTCGCGAGCTGCCCGGGCTGGACGGCATGGCCCCGATGACGCTGACGTGGGTGTGCTGCGGCATCGACTACCCGCACCTGGTGGCCGGTGACACCGACGTCCTGCTCTACTCCGGGGCGCTGCCGTGGGACCACGCCCCGGGCACCCTGCTGCTCGAGGAGGCCGGCGGGCGGGCGGCGGTGGCCGACGGCCGCGCCTACGACCCGACCCGCCCGCACCGCGCGACCGGCGGCGGGCCGCTGGTCTGCGCCGCCGACGAGGAGACCTACCGCCGGGTCGGCGAGGCGCTGGGCACCGGGGCGCTCGACGCGCCCCGGTGA
- a CDS encoding LCP family protein: MLSSPSATRRPNDPARPLGSPPVPRSTAAERAQRVRFRRALSLMAMTLVVPGSAQLLAGNRRLGLAAFRTWLVLVALTVAVLVSVTVDRDLGFTMLTDPALLGVVRLVLMALAVFWAVLFMDAWRLGKPLSLGMGHRRAVVAVNGVLCFAVAGTLLTGAHLMGVQRDFIGTMSGNGIVTAATDGRYNVLLMGGDSGAGRVGLRPDSMTVASIDADTGRTVLVSLPRNMKGFPFREGSVMDEQFPDGFDADYLNGVSTWAEDRPELFGSSDEPGIDATVMAVEGITGLDVNYWAMVNLEGFKELVDAVGGVTLNVRQPIPVGGLGDDVVRYIPTGTRELDGMDTLWYARARDGSDDYSRMARQKCVMAAMASQLSPQTVVRNFSAIADASAELVQTDLPASELDTFMSLAMKAKDEKIATLSLVPPMIDTADPDIDLIQEKVDAAVQRTEEPPSPSAGAGGRRKAPTAVTGGSLGSMSDGYAANQAQDLSAAC; encoded by the coding sequence GTGCTGTCTTCCCCCAGTGCGACCCGACGTCCGAACGACCCCGCCCGACCCCTCGGCTCGCCTCCCGTCCCGCGCTCCACCGCCGCCGAGCGGGCCCAGCGCGTCCGCTTCCGCCGCGCGCTGTCCCTGATGGCGATGACGCTGGTGGTGCCGGGCTCGGCCCAGCTGCTCGCCGGCAACCGTCGCCTCGGCCTCGCGGCCTTCCGGACCTGGCTGGTGCTCGTCGCGCTGACGGTGGCCGTGCTGGTCTCGGTCACGGTCGACCGGGACCTGGGCTTCACGATGCTGACCGACCCGGCCCTGCTCGGGGTGGTACGCCTGGTGCTGATGGCGCTGGCGGTGTTCTGGGCCGTGCTGTTCATGGACGCCTGGCGGCTGGGGAAGCCGCTGTCCCTCGGGATGGGCCACCGCCGCGCGGTGGTCGCGGTCAACGGTGTGCTGTGCTTCGCGGTCGCCGGCACGCTGCTCACCGGCGCGCACCTGATGGGGGTGCAGCGGGACTTCATCGGCACCATGTCCGGCAACGGCATCGTCACCGCCGCCACCGACGGTCGCTACAACGTGCTGCTGATGGGAGGCGACTCCGGTGCGGGGCGGGTCGGGCTGCGTCCGGACTCGATGACGGTGGCCTCCATCGACGCCGACACCGGACGGACGGTCCTGGTCTCGCTGCCGCGCAACATGAAGGGCTTCCCCTTCCGCGAGGGCAGCGTGATGGACGAGCAGTTCCCCGACGGCTTCGACGCCGACTACCTCAACGGCGTCTCCACCTGGGCCGAGGACCGCCCCGAGCTGTTCGGGTCGTCCGACGAGCCCGGCATCGACGCCACCGTGATGGCCGTCGAGGGCATCACCGGCTTGGACGTCAACTACTGGGCCATGGTCAACCTCGAGGGGTTCAAGGAGCTCGTCGACGCGGTCGGCGGGGTGACGCTGAACGTCCGCCAGCCGATCCCGGTCGGGGGCCTCGGCGACGACGTGGTGCGCTACATCCCCACCGGCACCCGCGAGCTCGACGGCATGGACACCCTCTGGTACGCCCGGGCCCGCGACGGCTCCGACGACTACTCCCGGATGGCGCGGCAGAAGTGCGTGATGGCCGCGATGGCCTCGCAGCTCAGCCCGCAGACGGTGGTGCGCAACTTCTCCGCCATCGCCGACGCCTCGGCCGAGCTGGTCCAGACCGACCTCCCGGCCTCGGAGCTGGACACCTTCATGTCCCTGGCCATGAAGGCGAAGGACGAGAAGATCGCGACGCTCTCGCTGGTGCCGCCGATGATCGACACCGCCGACCCCGACATCGACCTGATCCAGGAGAAGGTCGACGCCGCGGTGCAGCGCACCGAGGAGCCCCCGTCGCCGTCGGCCGGCGCCGGCGGCCGCAGGAAGGCACCCACCGCCGTCACCGGCGGCTCGCTCGGCTCGATGTCCGACGGCTACGCCGCGAACCAGGCCCAGGACCTCAGCGCGGCCTGCTGA
- a CDS encoding LCP family protein: MGTQQRPYQPPRRPEPGPVRPVPPPSSSRPSRTGRRWRPRPRHLLLLLVAWLVFLIGVPIYAWSQVEEVPYTPDGDRPDDQPGTTYLLVGSDSRGDLSEEERTALGTGDAAGQRTDTILLLHTGSGPNLLMSIPRDSVVEVPGYGTTKINAAFAFGGAPLLTQTIENETGIRVDEYVEIGFGGFVDVVDAVGGVEICPREAMKDPLAQLDVRKGCQEADGATALGYARSRKVSALGDIDRARRQREVISAIGAKAVSPWTVVNPWRYWRLNTAGADAVAVGEGMGPVRAAMWASAMTNVNGDDGLTCGVPIANLDVDWDPERAPQMFSAIIEDDTESITPELCSPTGGLQ, translated from the coding sequence ATGGGCACGCAGCAGCGCCCGTACCAGCCCCCGCGGCGCCCGGAGCCCGGCCCGGTCCGTCCCGTTCCCCCGCCGTCCTCGTCGCGCCCGTCGCGCACCGGACGCCGCTGGCGCCCCCGCCCGCGCCACCTGCTGCTCCTGCTGGTGGCCTGGCTGGTCTTCCTCATCGGGGTCCCGATCTACGCCTGGTCGCAGGTCGAGGAGGTGCCCTACACCCCCGACGGGGACCGGCCCGACGACCAGCCGGGCACGACCTACCTGCTGGTCGGCAGCGACTCGCGCGGCGACCTCAGCGAGGAGGAGCGCACGGCGCTGGGCACCGGGGACGCCGCCGGCCAGCGCACCGACACGATCCTGCTGCTGCACACCGGCTCGGGCCCGAACCTGCTGATGTCGATCCCCCGCGACTCCGTCGTGGAGGTGCCGGGCTACGGCACCACGAAGATCAACGCCGCCTTCGCCTTCGGCGGCGCTCCCCTGCTGACGCAGACCATCGAGAACGAGACCGGGATCCGGGTCGACGAGTACGTCGAGATCGGCTTCGGCGGTTTCGTCGACGTGGTCGACGCCGTCGGCGGGGTGGAGATCTGCCCGCGTGAGGCGATGAAGGACCCGCTGGCCCAGCTGGACGTGAGGAAGGGCTGCCAGGAGGCCGACGGCGCGACCGCGCTCGGCTACGCCCGCTCCCGCAAGGTCTCGGCGCTCGGCGACATCGACCGGGCCCGCCGCCAGCGCGAGGTGATCTCCGCCATCGGCGCGAAGGCGGTCTCCCCGTGGACCGTGGTCAACCCGTGGCGCTACTGGCGCCTGAACACCGCCGGCGCCGACGCCGTCGCGGTCGGCGAGGGCATGGGCCCGGTCCGCGCGGCGATGTGGGCCAGCGCGATGACCAACGTCAACGGTGACGACGGCCTGACCTGCGGCGTCCCGATCGCCAACCTCGACGTCGACTGGGACCCCGAGCGGGCGCCGCAGATGTTCAGCGCGATCATCGAGGACGACACCGAGAGCATCACCCCCGAGCTCTGCAGCCCGACCGGAGGACTCCAGTGA